The Flaviflexus equikiangi genome contains the following window.
TACTCGAAGTCGGCCGTCATGGGCATGGTTGCGGCGCTCGCACCGATACTGGCCGAGCGCGGGGGAACCGCGAACGCTGTCGCGCCGGGCTTCATCGAGACCGAGATGACGAAGAAGATTCCGCCCATGCAGCGGGAGATCTTCCGACGCTCCAACTCTCTCAAGCAGGGCGGGCTCCCGCTCGACGTGGCCGAGACCATTTCGTTCCTGTGCAGCCTTCCGGCTGGCGGGTACGTGGGTCAGACGCTCCGCGTGTGCGGACAGAACCTGGTGGGCAGATAGATGCGGATCGAGCACGAGAGGCTGCCTTCCTTCGGCGAGACCTTCACCGCTGCGGCGATGCAGGCCGTGCGTGTCAAGGCGGGACGCGGCGCAAGCAGTCTTCCGGGAACAGAGGCGCGAGCAACCCTCTCGGCCGACCCGGAGAAGCATGCCGACTTCGTCCATCTCGTCGGCGACACGGTGACGGATCACCTTCACCCCGGGTACGTCCATGCGCTCGGCTTCCCGCTGACGATGTCGCTGCTCGTCCAGAAGGATTTCCCGCTGCCGCTCCTCGGCATGCTGCACCTGACGAACAGGGTGACGCAGAGCCGCGGCATTGAGCTGGGGGAGACGATGGAGCTGATCGCTTCCGTGGAGAATCCTCGGGCGCACTATGCCGGGACGCTTATCGACTCGATCGTCCGCGTCATGGTCGACGGCGAAGAGGTCATGGTCGACACGGCGGGTTATCTCGTCCGGGGCTCGGACCTGGGCGGCCCCCGCCCGGAACGTCCCGATCGTGAAGAGTTCGAGCCGGGCCGTGCGACGGCCGTCTGGTCCCTGTCGGGAGACACCGGTCGCCGCTATGCGAAGGTTTCCGGTGACGGCAACCCGATCCACCTCTCGAAGGTGACGGCGAAGCCATTCGGTTTCGACAAGCCGATCGTTCACGGCATGTATTCCGCGTCTCGCGCCTATTCCGCCACCGGGAAGGGCAACGACGGTCCGCGAGACTGGTTCGTCGAGTTCGAGGCGCCGATCTCCCTGCCTGGCAAAGTCCAGTTCGCGACGACCATGGTCGATGGCAAGGCGGAGTATGTGGGGTGGCGGGCCGCTCGAGGCGAGAAACCTGCCCGTCGTCATTTCACGGGCTGGGTTGAGTAAGTATCAATGGGATTTTGTCCCGTTTTTCACCAATGTTTCGTCAGATCTGATTAGATGATTGGTATGCGAAAACGTGGTTGTGCATTGGCACTGGCTGTGCTGATGTCGGGATGTGCGGCGACTGACGAGCCGTACGTCCCGAGCCACACGCCCACCTCGATCGAGCCTGCGGGAGATCCCTCCGCGACGCGGGGGCCGGTGAACTCCGAGTTGTTCTCGGCGATCGAGAAGGCAGAGAACTTCTTCGGCGGCCATGCTGTCGCCTTCGAAAGCCGAGCCGAGGCCTATACGGTGTCTGTCATATCGCGCGGGACGCTGCGAGAGATCACCATCGTCGGATCGGGAGTCATCGTCAACACCCTCCGAGATTTCGACGAGGGGCTTGAGGATTTCTTGGAGAACCAGGTCGTGACACTGGCGGACGCGGTCGATGCGGCATCGATCGCGACCCCCGGCAGGGTCGATTCTGCTCGCATCGTCCTCGACGACGGCGACCCTCACTATGTTGTCGTCATCGAGACCGACGAGGATCTTGTCGAGGTCAAAGTGGACGGCTATAGCGCGCAGATCCTCTGACGGCCCTGCGGGTCTTTTGCCCCGTGAGCACGGGGTTTGTCGGCGGCTCTGAGACAGTAGTCCTATATGCCCGCTTTTTCCTTATCTATCCTTAGCCCATGACGGTACAGGACGAGCCTCTCAAGGGGCGGATGGACGTGCCCCTCGAGAAGTGCGAGGAGCTCGAACGCATCCACTTTATCCTCGGGAAGCGGTGGATGGGTCCGATCGTCGACACCCTCCGCCAACGTCCCGCCCACTTCAACGAGCTCTCGAAAGTTCTCGACGTGTCGCGGCGCATGCTGTCCGCGCGGTTGAAGGAACTGATCTCTATCGGCGTGGTGGAACGCACGGACGAACACGGGGAGATCCTCTACGCGCTCACGCCGTCCGGCCAGGAGCTGGGCCCCTCGCTCGACGTCATGCGCGAGTGGGCAATCCGGCACGTGGATCTCATCCGCGATTGATTCGCTACACTATGTGACGAAGCGTTCCGCTTCCCGAACACGCCCGGTGGTGGCAGCACCGAGCTCTCCTTCGTCACCCTGAGGTTCGCATGTCTGCCTATTCTTTTGCCCCGGTACGCCGGGGACACTACGACATCATCGTCGTCTTCTTCGTCCCCTTCCTGCTGCTGTCGAATATCGGCGCCACGAAGCTCATCGAGATCGGAGTTTTCGACTGGACGCTGATCTTCGACGGCGGGGCGATCCTGTTCCCGCTGACCTATATCCTCGGCGATGTCCTGGCCGAGGTCTACGGGTTCAGGCCCGCCCGCCGCGCGATCCTGCTCGGCATGTTCGTGTCGATCATGGCATCGGCCGTGTTCTTCCTCGTCCAGATCGCTCCCCCCGCTGCGGACTACGAGAACCAGGCCGCCTTTGAGGCCGTGCTCGGGTTCGTCCCTCGGATAGTTGCCGCGTCCGTCGCCGGCTATGTCGTCGGCCAGCTCATCAACTCGTGGGTGCTCGTCACCATCAAGAAGAAGTACGGTGAGAAGAACCTGTGGGCCCGGCTCATGGGCTCGACCGTCCTCGGAGAAGCGGCAGACACGATGATCTTCTGTGTCGTCGCCTGGGTGGGCGTCATGCCGGCCTCCACCATCCTCAACCTCATGATCGTCGGCTACGTCTACAAAGTCGCGGTCGAAATCGTCCTCCTTCCCGTCACCTATCGTGTTGTCGCCTGGGTGAAGAGAACGGAACCCGCCTACCAGGAGATCCTGTGACCTTTACTGTCAATACTCGCCTCGACGGCCTCGGCCGCGCCGGCACTCTGACGACGCCGCACGGCACGATCCACACACCGGCCTTTATCCCCGTCGGGACGAAAGCGACCGTGAAAGCGGTGCTGCCCGAATCGATCAAGGATGTGGGTGCGCAGGCCGTCTTGGCCAACGCCTATCACCTGTTCCTCCAGCCGGGCTCCGACATTGTCGACGAGGCTGGCGGCCTCGGTGCGTTCATGAACTGGCCAGGCCCCACGTTCACGGATTCCGGCGGTTTCCAGGTGATGAGCCTGGGCACCGGTTACAAGAAAGTCCTGTCCGAGCAGTTCGCTGGATCCGGCCAGAAGGGCCGTGACGGCTCCGATCTCGAAGTTGCGGAGAACAAGATCCGGCGCGCCCACATCGACGACGATGGCGTCACGTTCAAGTCTCACCTCGACGGGACGAAGCACAGGTTCACGTCTGAAGTATCGATGCGGATCCAGCACGAGCTGGGCGCCGACATCATCTTTGCCTTCGATGAGCTCACAACGCTCCTCAATTCTCGTCCCTACCAGGAGGAGGCGCTGGAACGGACCAGGCTGTGGGCGGAACGATGCCTTGTCGCACACAAGAAGCTCACCGAGGAGCGTGACGGCAAGCCCTACCAGCAGCTGTTCGGTGTGCTGCAGGGCGCCCAATACGAAGATCTGCGCCGCAAGGCGGCGCGTGACCTGGGCGCCATGGAAGTCGATGGCCAGATGTTCGACGGCTTCGGCATCGGCGGTGCCCTCGAGAAAGAGAACCTGGGAACGATCGTGGGCTGGGTGAGCGAGGAGCTTCCCGAGAACAAGGCACGTCATCTCCTCGGCATTTCCGAACCGGATGACTTGTTCGCGGCAGTCGAAGCTGGAGCGGATACGTTCGATTGCGTGAACCCGTCCCGAGTGGCACGCAACGCCGCCATCTACTCCCCGGACGGCCGCTTCAACGTGACACGGTCCGAGTTCCGGAGGAACTTCACGCCCCTCGTGGAGGGCTGTGGATGCTACACGTGCACGCACTATACGAAGGCATACCTTCATCACACGTTCAAAGCGAAAGAGATGATCTCCTCGACTCTCGCCACCATCCACAACGAGTACTACACGGTCCAGCTCGTCGACTCCATTCGCCGCTCCATCACCGATGGGACGTTCGCGGAGTTCAAGGAAGAAACGCTGGGACGGTTCTACGCCAACCGGCGCTGATTAGACGCGTCCGGTTGGCGCAGAAGCCGGCTCAGTCGTTGCGGCGGTAGTCGGCCGTGAGAATCCTCGACTCGATCGGCCGCGATGCGCTGGCGGCAGCGAGACAGAGGACGAATCCGAAGAGCACGACTCCGAGGAGGCCCGTCAGCCCGCTCATCTCGATCGTGAACCCCGGGGTGGCGGCCGTCATCGTCGCCATTGCGAGGAAACCGAGCGGGATCGCGAGCCCGAGGGTGGCGACGAGGGGGAGCAGGACCTGACGGTATCGTGCGGTCCCGAAGACTTGACGCGGGGTGCCCATGCGGGTCAGGGCAACGGTCTGATCTGCTCGATCCACGGTGAATGCCGCCTGGTTGATCAGCGTTGAGGTGGCTGCCACGACCATCCCGATCACGAGGGTCACCATCGTGCCGGTCGAAATGTCCTTGACTTGCAGGTTGAAGATGGGATCGTCGGGCGTGACTGGCATGCCGGCCATGAACGCGGCGATGAAACCGATGAAGGCCAGTGCCGCCACGTTCCGCCACGCATCCCGAGGCTGAGCAACGAGCCGTCTCATCGCCAGCACCGTGGCGGGGCTGGATGATCGGGCAAGCGGCCGGGCGATCAGCTGAATGAGCCATGGTCCGACCAGATTGACCGTGAACAGGAGGAGGACCAGGACGCCCGCGATTGTCGCGAACACCATGAAGTCCGATTCGCGAAGGTTGAACGTCTGCGAGGCCACGATGAAGAGGACGATGGCGAAGGCGAAAGCGATGACGCGCCAGAACTTCAGTGCCTTCGGAGATTCCCGCCGAGCAACCCCAAGGGGGCTGATGACCACACGCTGCAGTCCGATCACGGTCGACAGGGCGGAGAGGACGAGGATGACGACGACAACCGTGCCGTTCACCCACCATGGCGCGACCATCTCCCCAGCGGATATGGGGGAGCTGTGGAAGGAGATGAACTGCCACAGCGGCAGGCTGAGGGCGAAAAGGAGCGACCCGAGCAGTGCTCCGGCGACCGTGAGGACGACGGACTCGATGACAGACATGAGAACCACTTCCCCGCCCGTCATCCCGATCAGTCGAAGGGAAGCGAGCCTGCGGGCGCGTCCGGATGCTCCGAGCCGGGCCGCCCCTCCGCCCAGACCGAGAATCGGTACGACAAGGATCGCGCACGCCACGATCGCGAGGAACACGTAGGTCTGCGCGAACTCCTGCGCTGACCAATACTCGTATTCGCTATTGGAGACGACGTCGACTAGTGCTTGGGGAGGGTTGTTGTAGCGGTCGACGAACATACTCGTACCCCCGGCCACTGTCAGAGCAAGAAAGCTCGTCACAGCGAAAGCAAGGATCGCGAGAACATCAAGTCCGGACCGGTTGGTTCTTATCCGGGAGATCGCGAGGCGCGACGACAGGCCGATCATCGTCCCACACCCAGCTTCCTATCGTCGTGGATAATCGCATCCCGAATCTCGACAAGCCGGTTGCACCATTTCGCGACCTCCATGTCATGCGTGACGACGATGAGAGTCGCCCCCGACATCTGGCACACAGTCGTCAAGATCTGCATGACCTCATGGCCCGTCGCCTGGTCGAGGGCACCCGTCGGCTCATCCGCGAACACGACCGCGGGATGATGGACGAGGGAACGTGCGATCGCGACACGCTGCGCCTGCCCGCCCGACATCTCGCCCGGTTTGCGCCCAGCCATGCCGCTCAATCCGAGGCGATCAAGCCAGTGGGTTGCCTCCCTCATCGCCTTCGACCGTTTCCAGCCGGCAAGCAGGAGCGGGAAGGCCACATTCTCGGCTGCCGTGAGCTCGTCGACGAGCTGGCCGTCCTGGAACACGAAACCGAAGCGTTCGCGGCGCAGATGCGAGCGGTCACGGTCCCTCAGATCTGTCACGTTCGTCTCCCCCAGCCGGACCGTACCCGAATCGGGGCGGAGAATGCCGGAGAGGACATGAAGGAGGGTGGATTTGCCGGAGCCGGAAGGGCCCATGATGGCAAGAGACTCCCCTGACTGGACATCGAGGGAGACGTCGGCAAGCGCCTTGACCGTCCCATAAGTCTTGACGAGGTGTGTTGCGCGTATTGTGTCGTTCATGGTTCCCATTCCACCCGAGGGCCTCGGCCTGCACCATCCACCCCGGTGCCGTCTTGGAGTGGACCCAGGTCTACTCCGTCCGGGAGCTGACCACCCTAGAATAGGGCTATGAGAGCCAGCCTGAACATCGCCATCGCCGTCGGGGTGTTGGCCATTCTCGCCGTGGAACTGGTTCTCGGCTACCGCGACGGGGCCGTCTTCACACTCCTTGCCGTGGTCCTCACGCTCGGCCTGAGCAGGCGGACGCGAGACGAGACCGGTCACGTCGAAGACCATGCCGACAACCTGGCAGAGCTGAGGCGCTCGCGGAGAGAGATCGTCGGTGCATTCGAGATCGAACGCCGCCGCATCGAACGAGACCTGCACGACGGCGCACAACAGTATCTCGTGGCCGCGACGATGAAGATGGGAGAGGCCGCTCTCGAGGTCGATCCAGACAGCGCTGCGGGGCGTCTGCTCGCTGCCGCCCAGGATGATGCGGGCTTGGCCATGAAGGCGCTGCGTCACACCGTGCATGGGATACACCCGCAGGTGTTGACAGATATGGGGCTGGAAGAGGCCGTGCGTGATCTGGCTCGCCGCTTCACCGATGTGGACGTTCGCTGCCCACATCCGCTCCCCTCGCTCCCCACGGGCGTGACGGCGTCAGGCTACTTCTTCGTCTCGGAGGCGCTGACGAATGCTGTCAAGTACGGCGGTCCCGCTGTCGTCCTGTTGACCGCGGATGAATCCCTCCACATCACCGTCACCGACCGAGGGCCCGGAGGCGCAGTCATCAGGCCCGGCCACGGCCTGTCTGGCATGAGGGAACGACTCGCGGCCTTCGGCGGCACCCTTCATCTTTCAAGCCCCACCGGCGGCCCCACAGAGGTGCGCGCCACCATGCCGCTTCTGCTCAACGTCGGAGAGTCAGGATACCTGTGAAGATCATTGTCGCCGACGATTCAGCACTCCTCCGGGAGGGAATCATCGGACTCGTCGAACGGCAGGGCCACGACGTTCTCGCCAGCGCGGAGGACGCGCCCGGGCTCGTCTCGGTCACAGCCTCCGCGATCGCGGCCGGGACGATCCCGGACGTCGTCATAGCGGATGTTCGCATGCCGCCGGGGATGGCCACGGACGGCCTGGATGCTGCCGTCGACCTGCGCGAAACCTATCCCGAGCTGGGGATCATGATCCTCTCCCAATATGTTGCCCCCGCCTACGCGTCCCGCTTCCTCACGGGTGGAGTGGGAGGCTTCGGATATCTTCTCAAGGACAGGGTGGCCAAGGTTGGTGACTTCATGAGGTCCCTGACCGTCGTCGCCTCGGGAGGAATCATCATCGACCCCGAGGTGGCAGGCCAACTCGCGCAAGCGCGCTCCGGTCCTCTCGATTCCCTCACCCCGCGCGAGCGCGACGTGCTGGCCCTCATGGCGGAGGGCCTGTCGAACAGCCAGATCTCAGCCAAGCTCTACCTCTCAGCCGGGGCCGTCTCCAAATATGTGGCGTCTGTCTTCCTCAAGCTGGGCCTGCCGGTGGGTGAGGAGAATCGGCGCGTGCGTGCCGTTCTCGCCTACCTGACAGCGAGCAGGAGCTAAAGAGCGGGCAGGTTCCAGATGGTCGTACCGTCCACGGCGACTGACGCGCTGGAGGCATCGAGATCGAGTGCGACAACCATCTCCCGCCCCTCGCCCCGCGTCGCATAGACGAACCGCGTATTGGTGAGTTCGAGCGTCTCGGTGCGTGCGGATGCCAGCCAGCGGTGCTCCCGTCGCAGGTTCGCACCCCACCGATAGATGTTGAGCATGCCATGATCTGTCGCCTCTGCCGGTGAGGTGGGGAGCATGGGACGGATCGGGTCGTCCGCAGCGAAGCCTTCCCCCTTGGTGGCATGCCAGCCAAACTCATCGCCAGCATAGATCGAGGGAATACCGGGAGTGGTGAAGAGGATGACAGCTGCCATGGCGGCCTTCGTCATCCCCACCGTCGAAGCGATCCGATCGACATCGTGGTTCCCGATAAAAGTATTGGGGGTGAAGGTGTCGAGGAAGGTCGCATGGCGCTGGAGGGACCAGTCGAGCTCATAGAAGTTCTCCTCCTTGAGGCTGGACCAGATCGCCTTCCACAGCTCGTATTGGGTGACAGTGTCCAGGCGGTCGGGCCCGGTGAAGCTGGGATAGTCGCCGTGGATGACTTCCCCGAGGAGCCAGGCGTGAGGGTAGGCGGCCCGCACGGGCGGCACGATCTTCTCCCACACGGCCGGATCCATGCGGTATGCCGCGTCCATCCGCCACCCGCGCACACCGCGGTCGAGCCAGTGCAGGAGCACGGACACGATGTAGTCGATGACGACGGGATCATCGTGATCGAGCTCGAGAAGGGAATCGTGCCCCTCGAACACTCGGGGGCTCCCGTCATCGCTTCGTGCCACATGGGAGTCGAGGACGTGGCCGCGGGCCACATGGTTGAAGACGCCGTCGAGAACGATCCCCAACCCCCGCTCGTCTGCGAGGCGGACGAATCGATCGAAGTCGTCGTCCGTTCCCAGGCGCGGATCGAGGGTGAGGTGGTCGAGGGTGTCGTAGCCGTGGGTCGCGGAGGTGAAGACGGGTCCGAGCAGAAGAGTGTCGGCCAGGCTCGCGGCGTGATCGAGCCAGGACTCCAGCCTCCCGAGCCGGTGTTCGCCGGTGCCAGGATCGGTCCAGTCCCTGATAGGGGAGCCTGTAGCGCCCAACGGATAGATGTGCCAAAGAGTATCCACCCGACCATCTTCCTCTATCGCCCACCGTGAGCAAAGGCTCTCACCGGCGCGGACTTTCTTGCGGTGACAGGTGGGCCGTGTTCTAGACTGTCACCGGAAGGGGAATGAGTGCGAAGAATCCTAGTGGGCCTTGCCGTTCTTGTCGCGGCCTCACTGACTGCGTGCGGCTCCGTTGCGGGACCGCTGGATCTCGGTACCCTGGATGGTCAGTCGGAGCAGCCGACACCCTCGGTCGTTCCCTCTGATGATGAGACCGGCGAGAGCACGTCTCCCGTTCCCGACCCGGACCAGGACCCTTCCCAGGCCACGGCGATTGATGAGTCGATGACCGTGTCCCTGCCGGACGACTGGCGTTACGCCCCCGAACTGGAAACCCCGTACACGGTGTTCACCTGGTCGAAAGAGGACGGCACTCAGAACCTATCCATGGCGCCGCTTGGGCCTTGGTCACAGATCGAGTCTCCCGAGGAGTACGTGGAGGAGCTGACCGCCAACGGAACGTTGGCAGATGCGACGGCGACCATCGAGGGCGATATTCGGATCGACGGATATGACGGGTTCTGGATGTCGGTCGAGGGCCCCGGGTACGTGACCAACATCTACTACATCAACGTCAAGGGTGGCATCAAAGAAGTCACCGCGAACGCATACCATTCCCTCGGTCTTGCAGAGATAGACAGGCTGGTTCACACAATTGATTTCTACTAGGTTCGCGGCAACAGTACTGGCAGGCCTGCTCGCACTGTCAGCCTGCGGTGACACGTCCGAAACGGACAGCACGGCGACAAGCCGAGCCCTGGGCGCTGTCGAGTCCGAGACGACCACGGTGTCCGAACCCGGCGTGACGGTGACGCGCCCCGCCGGCTGGTACGAGGTCGAGCCGCAGGACGGATTCGCCTACCAGTACCTGTGGAGCGGCAACGACTGGGACGACGTCCTGGCCCAGTATTTCGAGACCAGCGACTACGAGTTCTCGAGCGAGTTCTTCATCGACCTGCTCGATTCGGCTCTCGGAGACACCTCCACCCTCGAAGTCCGAGAAGTCCAGACCGAGTTCGCGGGATATCCGGCGATCATCATCGACATCGTCTACACCTCCGGATCGTACACGTCCCTCACCTACGTCAATGTTGACGATCGGCTGTGGGAGTTCACGGTGAATTCACAGACACCCGAAGGTCTTCGTCGCGGGGAGAAGATCAACTCCACGGCAATCTTCACCCCGTAGGGCTGGCCCAACCGCGCCTGACCACGGCCCGAAGGACAAGGCCTACGGCAAGGACGCCGAGGCCGGATCCGATGGCGGACAGCGGCAGAGAGAAGGCCACTGCCACGCAGCCCACCA
Protein-coding sequences here:
- a CDS encoding MaoC family dehydratase, with product MRIEHERLPSFGETFTAAAMQAVRVKAGRGASSLPGTEARATLSADPEKHADFVHLVGDTVTDHLHPGYVHALGFPLTMSLLVQKDFPLPLLGMLHLTNRVTQSRGIELGETMELIASVENPRAHYAGTLIDSIVRVMVDGEEVMVDTAGYLVRGSDLGGPRPERPDREEFEPGRATAVWSLSGDTGRRYAKVSGDGNPIHLSKVTAKPFGFDKPIVHGMYSASRAYSATGKGNDGPRDWFVEFEAPISLPGKVQFATTMVDGKAEYVGWRAARGEKPARRHFTGWVE
- a CDS encoding FtsX-like permease family protein, whose product is MIGLSSRLAISRIRTNRSGLDVLAILAFAVTSFLALTVAGGTSMFVDRYNNPPQALVDVVSNSEYEYWSAQEFAQTYVFLAIVACAILVVPILGLGGGAARLGASGRARRLASLRLIGMTGGEVVLMSVIESVVLTVAGALLGSLLFALSLPLWQFISFHSSPISAGEMVAPWWVNGTVVVVILVLSALSTVIGLQRVVISPLGVARRESPKALKFWRVIAFAFAIVLFIVASQTFNLRESDFMVFATIAGVLVLLLFTVNLVGPWLIQLIARPLARSSSPATVLAMRRLVAQPRDAWRNVAALAFIGFIAAFMAGMPVTPDDPIFNLQVKDISTGTMVTLVIGMVVAATSTLINQAAFTVDRADQTVALTRMGTPRQVFGTARYRQVLLPLVATLGLAIPLGFLAMATMTAATPGFTIEMSGLTGLLGVVLFGFVLCLAAASASRPIESRILTADYRRND
- a CDS encoding ABC transporter ATP-binding protein, whose translation is MNDTIRATHLVKTYGTVKALADVSLDVQSGESLAIMGPSGSGKSTLLHVLSGILRPDSGTVRLGETNVTDLRDRDRSHLRRERFGFVFQDGQLVDELTAAENVAFPLLLAGWKRSKAMREATHWLDRLGLSGMAGRKPGEMSGGQAQRVAIARSLVHHPAVVFADEPTGALDQATGHEVMQILTTVCQMSGATLIVVTHDMEVAKWCNRLVEIRDAIIHDDRKLGVGR
- the tgt gene encoding tRNA guanosine(34) transglycosylase Tgt, giving the protein MTFTVNTRLDGLGRAGTLTTPHGTIHTPAFIPVGTKATVKAVLPESIKDVGAQAVLANAYHLFLQPGSDIVDEAGGLGAFMNWPGPTFTDSGGFQVMSLGTGYKKVLSEQFAGSGQKGRDGSDLEVAENKIRRAHIDDDGVTFKSHLDGTKHRFTSEVSMRIQHELGADIIFAFDELTTLLNSRPYQEEALERTRLWAERCLVAHKKLTEERDGKPYQQLFGVLQGAQYEDLRRKAARDLGAMEVDGQMFDGFGIGGALEKENLGTIVGWVSEELPENKARHLLGISEPDDLFAAVEAGADTFDCVNPSRVARNAAIYSPDGRFNVTRSEFRRNFTPLVEGCGCYTCTHYTKAYLHHTFKAKEMISSTLATIHNEYYTVQLVDSIRRSITDGTFAEFKEETLGRFYANRR
- a CDS encoding response regulator transcription factor, coding for MKIIVADDSALLREGIIGLVERQGHDVLASAEDAPGLVSVTASAIAAGTIPDVVIADVRMPPGMATDGLDAAVDLRETYPELGIMILSQYVAPAYASRFLTGGVGGFGYLLKDRVAKVGDFMRSLTVVASGGIIIDPEVAGQLAQARSGPLDSLTPRERDVLALMAEGLSNSQISAKLYLSAGAVSKYVASVFLKLGLPVGEENRRVRAVLAYLTASRS
- a CDS encoding winged helix-turn-helix transcriptional regulator, whose protein sequence is MTVQDEPLKGRMDVPLEKCEELERIHFILGKRWMGPIVDTLRQRPAHFNELSKVLDVSRRMLSARLKELISIGVVERTDEHGEILYALTPSGQELGPSLDVMREWAIRHVDLIRD
- a CDS encoding queuosine precursor transporter, producing MSAYSFAPVRRGHYDIIVVFFVPFLLLSNIGATKLIEIGVFDWTLIFDGGAILFPLTYILGDVLAEVYGFRPARRAILLGMFVSIMASAVFFLVQIAPPAADYENQAAFEAVLGFVPRIVAASVAGYVVGQLINSWVLVTIKKKYGEKNLWARLMGSTVLGEAADTMIFCVVAWVGVMPASTILNLMIVGYVYKVAVEIVLLPVTYRVVAWVKRTEPAYQEIL
- a CDS encoding alpha-amylase family glycosyl hydrolase is translated as MDTLWHIYPLGATGSPIRDWTDPGTGEHRLGRLESWLDHAASLADTLLLGPVFTSATHGYDTLDHLTLDPRLGTDDDFDRFVRLADERGLGIVLDGVFNHVARGHVLDSHVARSDDGSPRVFEGHDSLLELDHDDPVVIDYIVSVLLHWLDRGVRGWRMDAAYRMDPAVWEKIVPPVRAAYPHAWLLGEVIHGDYPSFTGPDRLDTVTQYELWKAIWSSLKEENFYELDWSLQRHATFLDTFTPNTFIGNHDVDRIASTVGMTKAAMAAVILFTTPGIPSIYAGDEFGWHATKGEGFAADDPIRPMLPTSPAEATDHGMLNIYRWGANLRREHRWLASARTETLELTNTRFVYATRGEGREMVVALDLDASSASVAVDGTTIWNLPAL
- a CDS encoding PepSY domain-containing protein, with the protein product MALAVLMSGCAATDEPYVPSHTPTSIEPAGDPSATRGPVNSELFSAIEKAENFFGGHAVAFESRAEAYTVSVISRGTLREITIVGSGVIVNTLRDFDEGLEDFLENQVVTLADAVDAASIATPGRVDSARIVLDDGDPHYVVVIETDEDLVEVKVDGYSAQIL
- a CDS encoding sensor histidine kinase, which translates into the protein MRASLNIAIAVGVLAILAVELVLGYRDGAVFTLLAVVLTLGLSRRTRDETGHVEDHADNLAELRRSRREIVGAFEIERRRIERDLHDGAQQYLVAATMKMGEAALEVDPDSAAGRLLAAAQDDAGLAMKALRHTVHGIHPQVLTDMGLEEAVRDLARRFTDVDVRCPHPLPSLPTGVTASGYFFVSEALTNAVKYGGPAVVLLTADESLHITVTDRGPGGAVIRPGHGLSGMRERLAAFGGTLHLSSPTGGPTEVRATMPLLLNVGESGYL